The window TACTGCTGTAGAACTCATTGAAAACCTTTCCTCCATATTATTCTCTATCCTTAATAAGAAAGAGGGATTCAATGTCAATAAATTAAAGCTCTGGTTTATTAGATGGGATTTTTTTTGACCGAAAGAAAAAAAAAGTTGACGATAGAGCCATTAATAAGAAGTTTTTTATTAACACTTGGAGGTTTAATTCAAAATGAAAAAAATCAGAGTTCTTATAGGGAAACCGGGCTTGGATGGTCATGACCGGGGTGCTAAGTATATTGCCAGAGCATTGAGAGATGCAGGCATGGAGGTAATTTATACCGGTATCCGTCAAACTCCAGAACAAATCGTTACTGCTGCTATACAAGAAGATGTGGATGCTATTGGTTTAAGTTTATTGTCCGGAGCTCACAACTTCCTGTTCTCCAAGGTTGCTGATCTACTGAAAGAAAAAGAAGTAGAAGATATCCTCTTGTTTGGGGGTGGGGTTATCCCTGATGAAGATATTCCTTTATTGAAAGAAAAAGGATTTAAAGCAATTTTTACACCGGGGACTTCGACAGAAGAGGTTATAGACTTTTTAAACAAAGAGCTCGGTACTAAAGA is drawn from Candidatus Cloacimonadota bacterium and contains these coding sequences:
- a CDS encoding cobalamin B12-binding domain-containing protein, whose product is MKKIRVLIGKPGLDGHDRGAKYIARALRDAGMEVIYTGIRQTPEQIVTAAIQEDVDAIGLSLLSGAHNFLFSKVADLLKEKEVEDILLFGGGVIPDEDIPLLKEKGFKAIFTPGTSTEEVIDFLNKELGTKE